From Nitrososphaerota archaeon, a single genomic window includes:
- a CDS encoding VOC family protein, producing MKSKFTYVGIRVKSMRKSLDFYTRFLGMKDKGHTRIEVSKGDIAYLESEEMKVGIELNHYDADSPFNTKYVVGEGLDHLAFGVKDLDKALKRAKKLGYRLRDDIKTEKSRWAYVEDPNGIWIELFKTDL from the coding sequence TTGAAGTCCAAGTTCACCTACGTCGGAATCAGGGTGAAGAGCATGAGGAAATCCCTAGACTTCTACACGCGGTTCCTTGGGATGAAGGACAAAGGCCATACCAGAATCGAGGTGTCAAAGGGAGACATCGCCTACCTGGAGTCCGAAGAAATGAAGGTCGGCATTGAGCTAAACCACTACGACGCCGACAGTCCGTTCAACACAAAGTACGTCGTGGGAGAAGGGCTGGACCACCTTGCGTTCGGCGTGAAGGACCTTGACAAGGCGCTGAAAAGGGCCAAGAAGCTTGGCTACAGGCTGAGGGACGACATCAAGACTGAGAAGAGCAGGTGGGCCTATGTCGAGGACCCGAACGGAATCTGGATTGAGCTGTTCAAGACCGATCTGTGA
- a CDS encoding winged helix-turn-helix transcriptional regulator, producing the protein MAQGDEEGEGRSYRPERTTPPQTTQSKVYDYIKTHPGIHLRKIGRELGLATGDVQYHLYKLENQGRVNSSRRGLYKLFYPSDLFGETQKKLLGVLSQETAREVLLNVIQNPNTSQEELALILQVSQPTISWHIKRLVELGILQKEQKGRTVAYQVLGNTAEILIFMENYHPSAWEKWSSRLADMVLALSGDEGKEY; encoded by the coding sequence TTGGCCCAGGGCGACGAGGAAGGGGAGGGTCGCTCCTACAGGCCTGAACGCACGACCCCTCCTCAGACCACACAGAGCAAGGTTTACGATTACATCAAGACGCACCCTGGGATACACCTCAGGAAGATAGGGCGGGAACTGGGCCTTGCCACGGGTGACGTCCAGTACCACCTGTACAAGCTCGAGAACCAGGGTAGGGTCAACTCCTCGAGACGTGGACTGTACAAGCTCTTCTACCCGAGCGATCTGTTCGGAGAGACGCAGAAGAAGCTCCTCGGCGTCCTCTCACAGGAGACCGCGAGAGAAGTCTTGCTTAACGTCATACAAAACCCGAATACGAGCCAAGAAGAGCTAGCCCTGATTTTGCAGGTCTCCCAGCCCACGATTTCTTGGCACATAAAGAGGCTCGTAGAGTTAGGAATATTGCAAAAGGAACAAAAGGGCAGGACTGTGGCCTATCAGGTCCTGGGCAACACGGCTGAGATATTGATCTTCATGGAGAACTATCACCCAAGCGCGTGGGAGAAATGGTCCAGTAGGCTTGCGGACATGGTTCTCGCGCTCTCGGGCGACGAAGGAAAGGAGTACTGA
- the dapA gene encoding 4-hydroxy-tetrahydrodipicolinate synthase yields the protein MTRDTLRGQKKVGGLVTALLTPFDQNGGVDGRALARLVRFQIDKGVDGLYPCGTTGLGPMLNVDERKQVAETVVKEASGKVPVIVQVGSADTASTVALAKHAERIGADAVASLTPYYYKPGENATVKHFEAISRSIGIPLFAYNIPQFTGNNLRPSVVSSMAKTGTISGIKDSSRDFLQLQEIIESVPEGFTVMNGTEEYALFALMIGAAGLVSGGANAFPEAMKALVVAQREGDYQAALAAHWVLLKIKDATSAGPIPAYYEVLRKRGIDCGSPRPPILPLDVSAAKKVMRDLSPMRLWQDR from the coding sequence ATGACCAGAGACACTTTGAGAGGACAGAAGAAGGTAGGAGGCCTTGTCACCGCTCTTCTCACCCCGTTCGACCAGAATGGCGGTGTCGATGGCCGCGCGCTGGCGCGCCTGGTGCGCTTCCAGATTGACAAAGGAGTGGACGGCCTCTACCCATGTGGCACTACAGGACTGGGGCCCATGCTCAACGTGGATGAAAGGAAACAGGTGGCCGAGACCGTAGTCAAGGAAGCATCCGGAAAGGTCCCGGTCATCGTCCAAGTGGGCTCCGCCGACACTGCTTCGACGGTCGCACTCGCCAAGCACGCTGAAAGGATAGGAGCCGACGCAGTGGCAAGCCTGACCCCATATTACTACAAACCGGGAGAGAACGCGACGGTCAAGCACTTCGAAGCCATATCGAGGTCAATCGGCATTCCGTTGTTCGCCTACAACATCCCACAGTTCACAGGGAACAACCTCAGGCCTTCAGTAGTTTCCTCCATGGCCAAGACAGGCACAATCTCTGGAATCAAGGATTCCTCCCGGGATTTCCTGCAACTGCAGGAGATCATCGAATCTGTCCCGGAGGGCTTCACGGTAATGAACGGAACCGAGGAATACGCCCTGTTCGCTTTGATGATAGGCGCAGCCGGTCTTGTTTCGGGAGGAGCGAACGCCTTTCCGGAGGCGATGAAAGCCCTCGTGGTCGCCCAACGAGAAGGAGACTACCAGGCAGCTCTTGCAGCCCATTGGGTCCTATTGAAAATCAAGGATGCGACCTCGGCAGGTCCAATACCCGCCTACTACGAAGTCCTTCGCAAGAGGGGAATCGACTGTGGGTCGCCGCGACCTCCAATTCTTCCGCTAGACGTGTCCGCAGCGAAAAAGGTCATGAGGGACCTGTCTCCAATGAGACTCTGGCAGGATCGTTAA